GCCTTCATATCCCCAGAGTACCCGACGCGGGTGAACCGCTGACCCATTGACAAGGCCGCAGGATGAGTGCTCAATAGAGGTCAAATGAAACGCTTCCAACTGGTGGGGCGCGTCGGCGCCGTCACGGCCCTCACGCTGTCTCTGTCCGCCTGTGGCCTCTTCAACCCGCCGGGGCAGGGAACGGGCGCGCGCGACTGGCGTGATGACGTCATCTACTTCGCCATGACCGACCGCTTCGCCAACGGGAACGCGGCGAACGACGACGGGGCGAACCAGAATGAGGGCGACCGCGCCGACCGCACCAATCCGCTCGGGTGGCACGGGGGCGATTTCGCGGGGCTGAAGGCGAAAATCGAGGAGGGCTACTTCAAGAGGATGGGCTTCACGGCGATCTGGGTGAGCCCGGTCGTCGTGCAGGTGCCCGCCATTCCCGTCAACGACGGTCCGAACCAGGGCAAGCCCTTCGCGGGATATCACGGCTACTGGGCCGAGGACTTTTTCAAGGTCGATCCGCACTTCGGCACGCTCGCCGAGTACAAGGCCCTGATCGAGACGGCACACCGCAACAACATCAAGATCATTCAGGACGTCGTGGTCAACCACGCGGGCTACGACGCCACCCTGACCAGGACGCACCCCGAGTGGTTCCACACCCAGGCCGAGTGCGACGCGAGCACGAACAAGGAGGTCGACTGCCCCCTGGCGGGCCTGCCCGACTTCAAGCAGGAGTTGCCGGAGGTCACCAAGTACCTCAACGACTTCGTGACGTACTGGCGGGATCAGACGGGCATCGACGGGTTGCGGATCGACACGATGAAGCATGTGCCCGACAGCTACTGGCGGCAGTTCTTCGCCGCGGGCGGGGCGGGCGACCCCACGAAACTCTGGTCGGTCGGCGAGGTGTTCGACGGCAACCCGGCGCGGCTGGCGCACTTCATGAACGACCTCGGCTCGCCGAGCGTGTTCGACTTCGCGCTGTACTTCGCGGTCAAGGACCAGCTTTCGAGCGCTGGGGGCGACCTGGGCCGCCTCGCGGACGTGTTCGCGCAAGACGGCGTGTACCAGGACCCCACCCGCCTGACGACCTTCGTGGACAACCACGACGTGCGGCGGTTCGTGAGCGAGGTGCAAGGGCGCGGCGGCACCCCGGCGCAGGCCGCCGAACGCCTCGACCTCGCGCTGAGCCTGCTCTACACGTCGCGCGGCACCCCCAGCGTCTACCAGGGCACCGAGATCGCGCAACCCGGGCTGGGGGACCCCTACAACTACGTGCTCGGGCAGGGCAACCGCGAGGACATGAATTTCGCGGCCCTCGGGCAGAGCACGCTCGACGAGCGCCTCGCCGCGCTCGCCGCCGCCCGGTCCAAGTTCCGGGTCCTGACCCGCGGCGCCCAGCAGGAGCTGTGGCGTCCCAACGGCGGAGCGCCCATCTTCGCCTACCGCCGGGTGGCGCAGGGCGGCGAGGGCGGCCAGCCCGTCGTCGTCGTGATGAACAACGGGGACACGCCCGTGGACCTCGCCACGCTGGGTGGGGGCGGCATTCCGCTGCTCGGCACCTTCGGGGCTGGGGCGCTGACCGAGATCACCGGGCGGGCCAGCGGCCTCTCCATTGTCGGCGGCAGGCTCGTCGGCACGGTGCCTGCCCGCAGCGCCCTCGCGGTGACGGCCCCGGCGGGGAGCGGCGGGTCGGGCACAGTCAACCCCGGCCTCCCCGAGGTCACGGGCCTGAGCGCGCGGGCCGGGGACAACGCCGTGCAGCTCACGTGGACGGCCTCCACCGACGCCAGCGTGACGGGCTACCGCGTCTACGCGCGTTCGGGGAGCGGGCGGGAGCGGCTGCTCAACTTCGCGCCGCTGCCCAAAGACCAGACGACCTACCTCGCCTCGGGTGTCACGAACGACGTGGAGACGACCTTCCGGGTGGTCACGGTGGACGCCCAGGGGGCGGAGAGCCGGGGGGCGAGCGTCAAGGCCACACCGAGCAGCAAGAACACCGCCCGGGTGACGTTCACCGTGGACGCCCGCAGCCAGGGGAACGGGCCCATCGAACTTCGCCGCTTCGACACGGGCTCGCAGGTCGAGTACCCGATGACCCAGGTCAGCCGCGGCATCTGGAAGACCGAGATCGACCTCCCCCTCTTCCGCGAGGTGAAGTTCAAGTTCGGCAACGACGGTCCCGGCGCCCGGAACAGCGGCTACGAGGGCCCCGGCCAGGGCGACCGCTCGTACGTGGTGGGGACGAACAACAGCTACAGCGGCACCTACGACTTCATCAGCCAGCCCGTGCCGCCCACCATCGAGGGGCGGGTCACGGGAGCGGGCAGCCCGTTGGGCGCGGCGCTCGTCACCGCGACGACGGCCAGCCCCGACCTGAACTACGCGATCACCTTCTCCGACGGCACCTACACCCTCTTCGCCCCGGCGGGCACGCAGACCCTGGGGGCGACGGCGGAGGGCTACGCCGAGGCGACCCGGCAGGCGACCTCGCCGGGGACGGGAGCCGACTTCGACCTCACCCGCGCCGCGCAGGGCGGGCCGGTCGTCGGCAAGTACACCCTCGACGGCGACCTGAGCGACTGGACGGCGCCCAAGGTGAACGCGCAGAGCCCGGGTGCGGGCGTCTTCGGCCCCGACAACAACTGGCTGAGCCTGCTCGCCGACAGCGACGGGCAGTACCTCTACCTCGCCTACACCTACCGGGTGTCGGGCAACAGCGCCATCCTTTATCTCGACACCGGGGCGGGCGGCGCAGCGCAGGCCGACACTTTCGAGGCCTGGAAGCAGGCGGCGACCTTCGGCGGGGGGATGGCGGGGGCGGACGCCTTCGTCGCCCGGTATGAGAACCAGCCCGCCCAACTGCGGCTGGTGCAGGGGGACACCGCCACGCCGGAGGTCGCCACGACCGCCTACTCCATCGCCACCCGGGGCACCCTACCGGCTCAGACGGTCGAGCTGGCGATTCCCTGGGCGGCGCTGGGGCTGAGCGGCCCGCCCGCGGGCGGGGTCAACGTGGTGGGCGGCATCTTCGGCGGGGCCGGGTACGGGGCGGGCGACATCATCCCCGACGCGGGCAGCACGCCCCCCGGCGCGAACACCATCGGGACGGAGGCGGAGAGTCGGCGCGCGACTTTCACGGCCCCCCTCAACGTGAGGTAACCCCTTACACTGGGCGCGACGCGGGAGGCTGCCACGCCGGGGCCTCCCGCCGCTTCTTGCCCTGCGCCCGCCTGACATAGGGCTGACAAAGGGGCGGAGAATGGGAGGGATTGTCATGGTGCTGTCAAGATTCATGCCGAAAAACCCGCAGTTCAGCGCGAAATTCGCCGAGGCTGCCCGCAACGCTCACGCCACCGCCCAAGCCCTGGTGGACCTGCTGGAGAACTACACCGACGTGGAGGCCAAGGTGAGGCGGGTGCGCGACCTCGAACACGAGGGCGACCGCATCACGGGCGAGATCACCAACATGCTCGCCTCGTCCTTCATCGTGCCCTTCGACCGCGAGGACATCATCTCGCTGAACAGCGAACTCGACGACCTCGTGGACGACATGGAGGACGCCGCGCGCAAGCTCAGCCTCTATGGGATCGAGCGCCCCCTGCCCGAGATGGCCCGTCTCGCCCGGGTGGTCGAGCGGCAGTGCGCGCTGCTGGCCCAGGGGATGCCATTGATCGAGGACTCGGGCCGCCTCCAGGAACTCGCCGGGCTGGCGCGGCAAATTCGCCAGCTCGAGGACGAGGGCGACACCATCAGCGACGAGGTGCAGCGTCAGCTCTACGTGGGCGTCACCGACGTACCGGGCATGATCCGGGCGATGCGCGGCGGCGAGATCGTGAATCTCATCGAGGACGCCTCCGACCAGGCGCAGCGGGTGGCGAAGACCGTCGAGAGCATCCTGCTCAAGAACGCCTGAAGCGGGAGCCTCTGACCCATGGAAGCAGCCCTGATCGGTTTCGTCGTCATCATCGCGCTGGCGCTCGCCTTCGACTTCATCAACGGCTTTCACGACACCGCCAACGCCATCGCCACCTCGGTCGCCACCAAAGTGCTCACCCCCGCGCAGGCCATCGCCATGGCCGCGATCCTGAACGTGGTCGGGGCGCTGGCGGGCACGGCGGTCGCCAAGACCATCGCCACCGACATCGTGCCGCAGCAGTTCGCCACCCTGGGCCTGACGGGCGCCGCACTCCTGAGCGCGATTCTATGGAACCTCTTCACGTGGTGGAGGGGGCTGCCGAGCAGTTCCAGCCACGCCCTGATCTTCAGCCTGGTGGGGGCGGGGGTCGCGGCGGGCGGCTGGGGCATCATCATTCCCCGCGGCGTGCAGAAGACGCTGACGGGGCTGGTGAGCAGCCCGGTGCTGGGCTTCCTGGTGCCCATCGTGTTCATGGCGCTGCTCTCGTGGCTGGTGCTGCGCCTGATGCGCCCGCGCACGGTCACGCGCACCTTCCGCTGGCTCCAGATCGGCTCGGCGGCCTTTATGGCTTTCTCGCACGGCGGCAACGACGCGCAAAAGGCGATGGGGATCATGACCTTCGCGCTGAGCGCCTACCTGGGCACCCAGGTCGGGGAGGTGCCGCTGTGGATCATCCTCTCGGCGGCGGCGGCGATGGGCCTGGGCACCGCGATGGGCGGCTGGCGCATCATCAAGACGATGGGCTTCAAGGTCGTGGACCTCAAACCCGTGGACGGCTTCGTCGCCGAGGCGAGCGCCGCCGCCATCATCGTGGGGGCCACCCACCTGGGCATCCCGGTGAGCACGACCCACACCATCAGCACCTCGATCATGGGCGTGGGCACCACCAAGGGCTTCAAGAAGGTGAAGTGGCAGGTCGCCGGGCGCATCGTGCAGGCGTGGATCTTCACCATTCCGGTGTGCATCGCGCTGGGCTGGGCGATTCACAAGCTGATGCTGCTGACGCTGGGGATTTGAGGGGGAAGCGGTCAGCGAGGACGGAGGGGGCGTTCCCGGAAAGGGGGCGCCCTCTTCTCTTCAGGCGTCGCCGCATTTGCAGGGGCAGGCTCCAGGTTGCGTCACTACACTGCGAGACGTGTTGACCGTTGTGCTTGTGATCGTCGTGGCTCTGGCGCTGCTGGCCGTGCTGCTGGCGACTCGCCCCCGAAGAGTGCCGAAGAGTTCACCCGCTGGCAAAAACGCCGAACTGCATTGGGAGCGAAAGATATTGAGTCAGACGCTCGGCAACCGGGGAGCGATGGAACGTGCCGTCACGGCCAAACGCCGCAACTACCCTCGTGCCTCCCGGGCCGACCTGCTGGAGATGGTCCACGACGAGTACGTCCGGGACCGCAACCGCTCGTAAGCCGTCAGCTCCCGACCCGCTCCCGGCTCGCCCACAATTCCACCAGCCCGCGCAGGGTCAGCGTCTCGTCATAGTGATCGATCTCGCGGCAGATGCCTTCCACGGTGCGGGCAAAGCCCCCGGTGGCGACGGCGACGGCGGGGCCCGGCAGCTCGGCGCGGATGCGGCGCAACAGGCCGTCCACCATCTCGGCGTAGCCGTAGACGAGGCCCGATTGCAGGGCGTGGACGGTGTTCTTGCCGATGGCCGATTGCGGAGCTTCGAGAGCGATGCGGGGCAACTTGGCGGCGCGGGCGAACAAGGCGTCGGCGCTGACCTGGGCGCCCGTGGCGAGGATGCCCCCGACGAAGCGGCGGCCCCGCCCGATCACGTCGAAGTTGGTGCTCGTGCCGAAGTCCACGACGACGGCGTACTCGTGTGTGCCCAGGTACCGCTCGGCCCCGAAGAGGTTGCACAACCGGTCGGCACCGATGGCGTCGGGCTGGTCGAGTTCCACCCGCACGTCGGGGAGGCTGGCGGCGGAGACCTCGAAGGGCTCGACCCCGAAGTGACGGCGCAGGGCGAGCGCATAGTTCTGGCCCACCGGGGGCGCCACGCTGCTCAGGACGGCGGCGCGGGGGGGCCGCGCACCCGCCAGGGTGAACAGGCCGTGGAGTTGCAGGGCGAGGTCGTCGGGGAGCACGTCCCGGTTGGTCCGCACGCGCCAGGTGTGGGTGAGGTTCAGGCCCTCTTCGGCGAGCCCCAAGACGGTGCTCGTGTTGCCGATGTCCACGGCGAGCAGGGGGAAGGCAGGGGGCACGCGGGCATTCTAGGGCAGGCGGTTTTCGCTCCGGCTCACCTGGGGGGCCGCCTGCCGGGGCTCCTCGCGCAACTCGCGCGACAGGTAGAAGTCCAGGCCCGTACGG
This sequence is a window from Deinococcus planocerae. Protein-coding genes within it:
- a CDS encoding inorganic phosphate transporter, with protein sequence MEAALIGFVVIIALALAFDFINGFHDTANAIATSVATKVLTPAQAIAMAAILNVVGALAGTAVAKTIATDIVPQQFATLGLTGAALLSAILWNLFTWWRGLPSSSSHALIFSLVGAGVAAGGWGIIIPRGVQKTLTGLVSSPVLGFLVPIVFMALLSWLVLRLMRPRTVTRTFRWLQIGSAAFMAFSHGGNDAQKAMGIMTFALSAYLGTQVGEVPLWIILSAAAAMGLGTAMGGWRIIKTMGFKVVDLKPVDGFVAEASAAAIIVGATHLGIPVSTTHTISTSIMGVGTTKGFKKVKWQVAGRIVQAWIFTIPVCIALGWAIHKLMLLTLGI
- a CDS encoding type III pantothenate kinase, encoding MPPAFPLLAVDIGNTSTVLGLAEEGLNLTHTWRVRTNRDVLPDDLALQLHGLFTLAGARPPRAAVLSSVAPPVGQNYALALRRHFGVEPFEVSAASLPDVRVELDQPDAIGADRLCNLFGAERYLGTHEYAVVVDFGTSTNFDVIGRGRRFVGGILATGAQVSADALFARAAKLPRIALEAPQSAIGKNTVHALQSGLVYGYAEMVDGLLRRIRAELPGPAVAVATGGFARTVEGICREIDHYDETLTLRGLVELWASRERVGS
- a CDS encoding alpha-amylase family glycosyl hydrolase, with translation MKRFQLVGRVGAVTALTLSLSACGLFNPPGQGTGARDWRDDVIYFAMTDRFANGNAANDDGANQNEGDRADRTNPLGWHGGDFAGLKAKIEEGYFKRMGFTAIWVSPVVVQVPAIPVNDGPNQGKPFAGYHGYWAEDFFKVDPHFGTLAEYKALIETAHRNNIKIIQDVVVNHAGYDATLTRTHPEWFHTQAECDASTNKEVDCPLAGLPDFKQELPEVTKYLNDFVTYWRDQTGIDGLRIDTMKHVPDSYWRQFFAAGGAGDPTKLWSVGEVFDGNPARLAHFMNDLGSPSVFDFALYFAVKDQLSSAGGDLGRLADVFAQDGVYQDPTRLTTFVDNHDVRRFVSEVQGRGGTPAQAAERLDLALSLLYTSRGTPSVYQGTEIAQPGLGDPYNYVLGQGNREDMNFAALGQSTLDERLAALAAARSKFRVLTRGAQQELWRPNGGAPIFAYRRVAQGGEGGQPVVVVMNNGDTPVDLATLGGGGIPLLGTFGAGALTEITGRASGLSIVGGRLVGTVPARSALAVTAPAGSGGSGTVNPGLPEVTGLSARAGDNAVQLTWTASTDASVTGYRVYARSGSGRERLLNFAPLPKDQTTYLASGVTNDVETTFRVVTVDAQGAESRGASVKATPSSKNTARVTFTVDARSQGNGPIELRRFDTGSQVEYPMTQVSRGIWKTEIDLPLFREVKFKFGNDGPGARNSGYEGPGQGDRSYVVGTNNSYSGTYDFISQPVPPTIEGRVTGAGSPLGAALVTATTASPDLNYAITFSDGTYTLFAPAGTQTLGATAEGYAEATRQATSPGTGADFDLTRAAQGGPVVGKYTLDGDLSDWTAPKVNAQSPGAGVFGPDNNWLSLLADSDGQYLYLAYTYRVSGNSAILYLDTGAGGAAQADTFEAWKQAATFGGGMAGADAFVARYENQPAQLRLVQGDTATPEVATTAYSIATRGTLPAQTVELAIPWAALGLSGPPAGGVNVVGGIFGGAGYGAGDIIPDAGSTPPGANTIGTEAESRRATFTAPLNVR
- a CDS encoding DUF47 domain-containing protein gives rise to the protein MVLSRFMPKNPQFSAKFAEAARNAHATAQALVDLLENYTDVEAKVRRVRDLEHEGDRITGEITNMLASSFIVPFDREDIISLNSELDDLVDDMEDAARKLSLYGIERPLPEMARLARVVERQCALLAQGMPLIEDSGRLQELAGLARQIRQLEDEGDTISDEVQRQLYVGVTDVPGMIRAMRGGEIVNLIEDASDQAQRVAKTVESILLKNA